One Carassius auratus strain Wakin chromosome 4, ASM336829v1, whole genome shotgun sequence DNA segment encodes these proteins:
- the LOC113067024 gene encoding uncharacterized protein LOC113067024 yields MASVVLLRHLVIFLCLLHLHFQTIQGVNTLCLDKMTQYFYDHVQPKQGKKKFQYALAIAVHEDQCTKEQSHIQTEFSLEDAENVRKLLIKKKKCELCTSSKNVIASRPVPKCKNKDEHSEHVLLYPVGNSLMDKLLTEKSKSDCVVFFSYNSPCVKTCLQSKDNIKEGLSNWINKRKDKTNAFVFQDVWQNDKRSVLEEEFKNINAIVPLYRCAITDNVMKCQKCVDNNDVVDSFCLPNENPVLFLFQEMATSAFVLWSAVSELLPITLSGL; encoded by the exons ATG gcGTCTGTGGTACTGTTGAGGCATCTCGTCATCTTCCTCTGTCTGCTTCATCTGCACTTTCAAACCATTCAGGGTGTGAACACTCTCTGCCTTGATAAAATGACCCAGTATTTTTATGACCA TGTCCAGCCAAAGCaagggaaaaaaaaatttcagtatGCACTTGCAATCGCTGTCCATGAGGATCAGTGTACAAAAGAACAATCTCATATCCAGACAGAATTCAGCTTGGAAGATGCTGAAAATGTGAGAAAACTTCTcattaagaaaaagaaatgtgaacTCTGCACATCATCAAAAAATGTTATTGCCTCACGACCAgttccaaaatgtaaaaataaagatgAACACTCTGAGCATGTTCTGCTCTATCCTGTAGGTAACTCTCTCATGGACAAACTTCTAACAGAGAAATCCAAGTCGGACTGTGTGGTGTTCTTTTCGTACAACTCACCTTGTGTGAAAACATGCCTTCAGAGTAAGGACAATATTAAGGAAGGCCTTAGTAATTggataaataaaagaaaagacaaaacgAATGCTTTTGTCTTCCAAGATGTTTGGCAGAATGACAAGCGCAGCGTTCTCGAGgaagaatttaaaaacattaatgcaaTAGTGCCTCTTTATCGGTGTGCGATAACTGACAATGTGATGAAGTGTCAGAAATGTGTGGATAATAATGATGTTGTGGATTCCTTCTGTCTGCCTAATGAAAATCCAGTCCTTTTCCTCTTCCAGGAAATGGCTACATCAGCGTTTGTACTATGGAGTGCTGTTAGTGAACTCTTGCCCATCACACTCAGTGGGCTATGA